One part of the Marinobacter sp. M3C genome encodes these proteins:
- a CDS encoding DUF1499 domain-containing protein, protein MSSLSQHHRRGGKWPVLCAWLAVIALIAAGVLMATSGTMFRMEWIALGDAFSWLRMGAQLAAVAAILGIVTIVVAGLCRRWGAVFTGAMAAVVAVTVIAMPMQMQQRAQTVPPIHDITTDMDNPPAFVALANAREAAPNAVDYPGIETARQQRAAYPMLQPITLAVPLARVQTAARDLIAARDWQLAEASPTTLDATAITLEATATTRWFGFKDDVVIRLTDTSEGVRVDMRSASRLGTSDLGTNAERIQDFLEDLQRAVR, encoded by the coding sequence TCGCGGTGGCAAGTGGCCTGTATTGTGCGCCTGGCTGGCCGTCATCGCGCTGATTGCCGCCGGTGTTCTAATGGCGACGTCAGGGACGATGTTTCGCATGGAATGGATTGCACTGGGCGACGCCTTTAGCTGGCTGCGAATGGGCGCGCAACTGGCAGCAGTGGCCGCCATACTGGGCATAGTGACCATTGTGGTTGCCGGCCTGTGTAGGCGCTGGGGTGCGGTTTTTACCGGAGCAATGGCCGCCGTGGTGGCGGTTACGGTGATTGCGATGCCGATGCAAATGCAGCAGCGGGCACAAACGGTACCGCCTATTCACGACATTACCACCGATATGGACAATCCGCCGGCGTTCGTAGCCCTGGCCAACGCCCGTGAAGCTGCGCCCAACGCTGTGGATTATCCCGGCATTGAGACCGCGCGCCAACAACGGGCTGCTTACCCAATGCTGCAGCCCATCACACTGGCGGTGCCCCTGGCGCGAGTGCAAACAGCGGCACGGGATCTGATTGCTGCCCGCGACTGGCAACTGGCCGAGGCCAGCCCAACAACCCTTGATGCAACAGCCATCACTCTTGAAGCAACAGCCACCACCCGCTGGTTCGGCTTTAAAGACGATGTCGTGATTCGCCTGACCGACACCAGCGAAGGCGTGCGTGTAGATATGCGTTCCGCCTCACGCCTGGGTACAAGCGATTTGGGCACGAATGCCGAACGAATACAGGATTTCCTGGAAGATCTACAACGCGCGGTGCGCTGA